In Cyanobium sp. WAJ14-Wanaka, a single genomic region encodes these proteins:
- the glmM gene encoding phosphoglucosamine mutase codes for MVEKVPHPVGLPLGGAVAGFGTDGIRGRVGSQLSPALAMQVGYWCGQVLPPGGPILIGKDSRSSGPMLEAALSAGLTAAGREVWSMGLCPTPAVPGAIRRLNASGGLMVSASHNPPHDNGIKVFGPSGAKLSRAQQQAVEAGLSGLAGQAAGAGGPGFSGNGRVLDRGDLLADYQRALLSSVRGRRLQGCKIVLDLCWGSATACGEAVFRELGADLSVLHGSPDGDQINVDCGSTYLEKLRQCVLERGASMGFAFDGDADRMLAVDGKGRLVDGDQILYLWGSSLLAEGQLPANRIVATVMSNLGFEKAWQAKGGVLERTSVGDQFVHQAMEQLGAGLGGEQSGHILSARHGMSGDGLLTALQVATLLHHRGQSLADWLDTSFSPYPQSLVNVTVPDRLRRQQWQDCEPMRMAVERAEAAMDGQGRVLVRASGTEPLLRVMVEAVEQGLVDHWAAHLASEAEHHLNGH; via the coding sequence ATGGTCGAGAAGGTCCCCCATCCCGTTGGCCTTCCCCTTGGCGGTGCGGTTGCGGGCTTCGGCACCGATGGCATTCGCGGCCGGGTGGGCAGCCAGCTCAGCCCCGCCTTGGCGATGCAGGTGGGTTATTGGTGCGGCCAGGTTTTGCCCCCGGGCGGGCCGATATTGATCGGCAAGGATTCCCGTAGCAGTGGCCCGATGCTTGAGGCTGCCCTCAGCGCGGGCCTAACGGCAGCAGGAAGAGAGGTCTGGAGCATGGGCCTCTGCCCCACCCCTGCGGTGCCAGGGGCGATTCGCCGCCTTAACGCCAGTGGCGGCCTGATGGTTTCCGCCAGCCACAACCCACCCCACGACAATGGCATCAAGGTGTTTGGCCCCTCGGGAGCCAAGCTCAGCCGCGCCCAGCAACAGGCGGTGGAAGCCGGCCTGTCGGGCCTGGCAGGCCAGGCTGCAGGTGCTGGGGGGCCAGGGTTTTCAGGAAATGGCAGGGTGCTGGATCGAGGCGATCTGCTGGCTGATTACCAGCGCGCTCTGTTATCGAGCGTCCGTGGCAGGCGTTTGCAGGGCTGCAAGATTGTTTTGGACCTCTGCTGGGGATCTGCCACCGCCTGCGGTGAGGCGGTTTTTAGGGAGCTGGGCGCCGATCTGAGCGTGCTCCATGGCAGTCCGGATGGAGACCAGATCAATGTCGACTGCGGCAGCACCTACCTAGAAAAGCTGCGCCAGTGCGTGCTCGAGCGGGGCGCCAGCATGGGCTTTGCCTTTGATGGCGATGCGGATCGGATGCTCGCCGTTGATGGCAAGGGCCGCCTGGTGGATGGGGACCAGATCCTCTATCTCTGGGGATCGTCCCTACTGGCGGAGGGCCAACTGCCGGCCAATCGGATCGTGGCCACGGTGATGTCCAATTTGGGCTTCGAAAAGGCCTGGCAAGCTAAGGGGGGGGTGCTCGAGCGCACCTCCGTTGGCGATCAGTTTGTGCACCAGGCCATGGAGCAGCTGGGGGCCGGCCTAGGTGGTGAGCAATCGGGCCACATCCTCTCGGCCCGCCATGGCATGAGCGGTGATGGCCTGCTGACGGCGCTGCAGGTGGCCACCCTTCTCCATCACCGGGGCCAGAGCCTGGCGGATTGGCTGGATACCAGCTTCAGCCCCTATCCCCAAAGCCTGGTGAATGTGACCGTTCCCGATCGCCTAAGGCGCCAGCAATGGCAGGACTGCGAGCCGATGCGCATGGCGGTGGAGCGGGCCGAGGCGGCCATGGATGGCCAGGGCAGGGTGCTGGTGCGGGCCAGTGGCACCGAGCCCCTATTGCGCGTGATGGTGGAGGCGGTTGAGCAAGGACTGGTAGACCATTGGGCAGCCCACCTGGCGTCCGAGGCCGAGCACCATCTCAACGGGCATTAA
- a CDS encoding Ycf66 family protein: MVATLGGSVALLLGLAVLLLPLLATELSRPRDSAWGAVLLLLGLVLVTSKDRLQGAPMLGVLCGGLLLSRLALEVGQGRWRQLSEAEQDSFSSPERWGSSLQQLAAVSGKLLQALPKSLPKAPSEAKATTKRWVRPEPEVQVVSSLNEVDSLLLAETSSAQNSQAG, from the coding sequence ATGGTTGCCACCTTGGGAGGCTCGGTAGCCCTGCTGCTGGGGCTGGCGGTGCTGCTCCTGCCCCTGCTGGCAACCGAACTAAGCCGGCCCCGTGATTCGGCCTGGGGGGCGGTGCTGCTGCTGCTGGGCCTGGTGCTCGTAACCAGCAAAGACCGACTCCAAGGCGCGCCCATGCTTGGGGTGCTCTGCGGTGGCCTGCTGCTCTCTCGCCTGGCCCTGGAGGTGGGCCAGGGGCGCTGGCGCCAGCTCAGCGAAGCAGAGCAGGACAGCTTTAGTTCGCCGGAGCGCTGGGGCAGCAGCCTCCAGCAACTGGCTGCCGTCAGCGGCAAGCTGCTGCAGGCCCTGCCCAAATCACTGCCCAAAGCCCCCTCCGAAGCCAAAGCCACCACCAAACGCTGGGTGCGCCCAGAGCCCGAGGTGCAGGTGGTGAGCTCCCTAAACGAAGTGGACAGCTTGCTGCTGGCTGAAACCAGCAGCGCTCAAAACAGCCAGGCGGGATAA
- the trmB gene encoding tRNA (guanosine(46)-N7)-methyltransferase TrmB produces the protein MRQHVNPLSRIYQQPLALPPPRELFSDPDRPIHLDIGCARGRFLLAMAQAQPERNYLGVEIRRPLVQAAELDRVALGLTNLKYLFCNANVSLQTWLQQLGGSQLELVSIQFPDPWFKNRHHKRRVLQPELLLAIAAALDPGRELFIQSDVLAVIEPMVELIEASGCFTRPSTDELPWRHNNPLACPTERETLVLQEGLPVYRVLYQRNQQAPPRANFYVGTDNSPNSPAPLP, from the coding sequence ATGCGGCAACACGTCAATCCGCTCAGTCGCATCTACCAACAACCCCTGGCCCTGCCGCCACCAAGGGAGTTATTCAGCGATCCAGATCGGCCAATCCACCTAGACATCGGCTGCGCCAGGGGCAGATTTCTACTGGCCATGGCCCAGGCCCAACCGGAGCGCAATTACCTGGGCGTAGAGATCCGCCGGCCCCTGGTGCAGGCCGCTGAATTAGATCGAGTCGCCCTGGGGCTCACAAACTTGAAATATCTCTTTTGCAATGCTAATGTAAGCCTCCAAACCTGGCTGCAGCAGTTGGGAGGAAGTCAGCTAGAGCTGGTATCGATCCAGTTCCCTGATCCCTGGTTCAAAAATCGGCACCACAAACGTCGGGTGCTCCAACCCGAGCTCCTGCTAGCCATCGCCGCGGCCCTCGATCCAGGCCGGGAGCTGTTTATCCAGAGTGATGTGCTGGCAGTGATCGAGCCAATGGTGGAGCTGATCGAAGCCAGTGGCTGCTTTACAAGGCCAAGCACCGACGAGCTGCCATGGCGCCATAACAACCCCCTGGCCTGCCCGACTGAGCGGGAAACCCTAGTGCTGCAGGAGGGTTTGCCCGTATACCGGGTGCTCTATCAACGCAACCAACAGGCCCCACCAAGGGCAAATTTCTACGTTGGCACCGATAATTCGCCAAACAGCCCAGCTCCCCTCCCTTGA
- a CDS encoding IctB family putative bicarbonate transporter, giving the protein MSSSASAPAVPLILRWQGVLANYPAGQLGRQLTLISGIVLCALMAGLPLVTRPGMTLLIAASGLLWVLIALRTPAGSIGSINRWLLGIIALALLATGFSPVPSAALHGFLKLLSYLGVYALMRQLLATAPIWWDRIVAALLAGQLVTSVLGIRQLFGDTSELARWADPNSVADGTIRIYGTLDNPNLLAGYLLPAIPLALVALLRWPGMARKAFALAALLLGIAALVLTYSRGAWMGLVAEAAVVVVLLGSSLTRSWPPLWRRLFPLLLLVLGAAALVVVVTQVEPLRVRVLSLVAGRNDSSNNFRINVWLAALDMIQARPWLGIGPGNDAFNQIYPLFAQPRFNALSAYSIPLELSVEAGIPGLLAGIGLVICCLRRALGQWGRGGFWALPALAVLAVIAGLGVQGLTDTIFFRPEVQLSGWFCVATLAAAPAPTTAPPNSRD; this is encoded by the coding sequence TTGAGCAGCTCCGCCAGCGCGCCAGCAGTTCCCCTAATCCTGCGCTGGCAGGGAGTGCTGGCCAACTACCCGGCGGGCCAGCTAGGCCGCCAACTGACCCTGATCTCAGGCATCGTGCTGTGCGCCTTGATGGCCGGGCTGCCGCTTGTGACCCGCCCTGGCATGACTTTGCTGATTGCCGCCAGTGGCCTGCTCTGGGTATTGATAGCCCTGCGCACTCCAGCCGGGAGCATCGGTTCAATCAATCGCTGGCTGCTGGGGATCATTGCCCTAGCCCTCCTTGCCACCGGTTTTTCGCCCGTGCCAAGCGCCGCCCTGCATGGCTTTTTAAAACTGCTGAGCTACCTGGGGGTTTACGCCCTGATGCGCCAGTTGCTCGCTACAGCACCGATCTGGTGGGATCGAATTGTGGCTGCCCTGCTGGCCGGCCAGCTGGTGACCAGTGTGTTGGGCATTCGCCAACTATTTGGCGACACCAGTGAACTAGCCCGCTGGGCCGACCCCAACTCCGTGGCAGACGGCACGATCCGGATCTACGGCACCCTCGATAACCCAAACCTGCTGGCCGGTTACCTACTGCCGGCCATACCGCTGGCGCTGGTGGCCCTGTTGCGCTGGCCTGGCATGGCCCGCAAGGCCTTTGCCCTGGCTGCCCTGCTGCTGGGCATAGCGGCCCTGGTGCTCACCTACAGCCGCGGAGCCTGGATGGGGTTGGTGGCAGAAGCCGCAGTGGTGGTGGTTTTGCTTGGCAGCAGCCTCACTCGCAGCTGGCCGCCCCTCTGGCGCAGGCTATTTCCCCTATTGCTACTGGTGCTGGGCGCTGCGGCTCTGGTGGTGGTGGTCACCCAGGTGGAACCCCTCAGGGTGCGGGTGCTCAGCCTGGTGGCGGGCCGCAATGACAGCTCCAACAACTTCCGCATCAACGTGTGGCTAGCGGCCCTCGACATGATCCAGGCCCGCCCCTGGCTGGGTATCGGCCCGGGCAACGACGCCTTCAACCAGATCTATCCCCTCTTTGCCCAGCCCCGTTTCAATGCCCTGAGCGCCTATTCAATCCCGCTTGAACTCAGCGTGGAAGCCGGAATCCCCGGGCTGCTCGCCGGCATCGGTCTGGTTATCTGCTGCCTGCGTCGCGCCCTAGGCCAATGGGGCCGGGGTGGTTTTTGGGCCCTGCCGGCCCTGGCCGTGCTGGCCGTGATCGCCGGCCTGGGGGTGCAGGGCCTCACCGACACGATCTTCTTCCGCCCTGAGGTGCAGCTGAGCGGCTGGTTCTGCGTGGCCACCCTGGCTGCGGCCCCAGCCCCTACGACCGCACCGCCTAATTCCCGTGACTGA
- a CDS encoding BadF/BadG/BcrA/BcrD ATPase family protein: MTEAGLLAGFDAGQTHTTCRLVDASSGATWAEGQGPGVSHLASPRGPEHFWAALQASLEAAYGHRHGHGQQKPALLAAAIGASGIEVGSPGAESELQLQGKTLAAGALGLPMGRICVTGDERTALRGAMGQARAGILVISGTGTIAVGRNGAGLEHRCSGWGWLLDGAGSAMDIGRDGLALSLQMADVRVADGPLRQQIWQHLGLDPQAPSSPQAIKTMVVAPGFGAAGFARLAPVVAQLAQAGDSHALAIFKRSGQALAQMTSTISGRLELEAPLVWTAGGALLHLAPLSSAFSEALAIACPGAQLAAAAGDACDGALGLARELLNAR; encoded by the coding sequence GTGACTGAAGCTGGCCTGTTGGCCGGCTTTGATGCCGGCCAAACCCACACCACCTGCCGCCTGGTCGATGCCAGCAGTGGCGCAACCTGGGCTGAGGGCCAGGGCCCCGGCGTCAGCCACCTCGCCTCGCCCAGGGGCCCGGAGCATTTTTGGGCGGCGCTGCAGGCCAGCCTGGAAGCTGCCTATGGACACAGGCATGGGCATGGCCAGCAAAAACCAGCGCTGCTGGCAGCTGCCATTGGCGCCAGCGGCATCGAAGTGGGCAGCCCGGGGGCCGAAAGCGAATTACAACTTCAGGGCAAAACCCTGGCGGCAGGGGCCCTGGGGCTGCCGATGGGGCGGATCTGCGTAACGGGGGATGAGCGCACCGCCCTGCGGGGGGCGATGGGACAGGCTCGGGCAGGAATTCTGGTGATCAGTGGCACCGGCACGATTGCCGTGGGCCGCAATGGCGCAGGCCTCGAGCACCGCTGTTCAGGCTGGGGCTGGTTATTGGATGGCGCCGGTTCGGCCATGGATATCGGCCGAGATGGGCTGGCCCTCAGCCTGCAGATGGCCGATGTCCGAGTGGCCGATGGCCCCCTCCGCCAGCAGATCTGGCAGCACCTGGGCCTCGATCCCCAGGCCCCAAGCTCCCCCCAAGCCATCAAGACCATGGTGGTGGCTCCGGGCTTTGGGGCAGCAGGTTTTGCGCGCCTAGCCCCGGTGGTGGCCCAACTCGCCCAGGCCGGGGATAGCCATGCCCTGGCGATCTTTAAGCGCTCAGGCCAAGCCCTCGCCCAGATGACTTCAACGATCAGCGGCAGGCTTGAACTGGAAGCCCCCCTGGTCTGGACGGCGGGCGGAGCCCTACTTCACCTGGCCCCCCTAAGCAGTGCCTTCTCGGAGGCATTGGCGATCGCTTGCCCTGGCGCCCAGCTAGCGGCCGCAGCGGGAGACGCCTGTGATGGTGCCCTAGGCCTGGCTCGGGAGCTACTTAATGCCCGTTGA
- a CDS encoding DUF3177 family protein, producing the protein MPETLYRSLVWLDYRLAVLFSVALPLVLLVWASLRREGALVRLLQIYWKVASLLLISVLLLANQRPLGFLMALVGQLLVVLAVWFWVDINEELADLPPWRPLPLTVRIWRWSLTFWALLGAALSATSLACLNKAALASAACIPWLQAPQALNVQVTGVFGFVFGAQWSPTLAGFVGYLALVAYVVGLLQWLLVRLPKQGRVAGEF; encoded by the coding sequence GTGCCCGAAACGCTGTACCGCTCGCTGGTGTGGCTCGACTACCGCCTGGCGGTGTTGTTCAGCGTGGCCCTGCCCCTGGTGCTCCTGGTCTGGGCTTCCTTGCGGCGCGAGGGCGCCCTTGTCCGACTGCTGCAGATCTACTGGAAGGTGGCCAGCCTGCTGCTGATCAGCGTGTTGTTGCTGGCCAACCAGCGGCCCCTGGGCTTTTTGATGGCCCTGGTCGGCCAGCTTTTGGTGGTGCTGGCGGTTTGGTTTTGGGTGGATATCAACGAAGAACTGGCCGATTTGCCCCCCTGGCGCCCACTGCCCCTAACCGTGCGCATCTGGCGTTGGAGCCTGACCTTTTGGGCCCTGCTGGGGGCTGCCCTAAGTGCCACCAGTTTGGCTTGCCTGAATAAGGCGGCCTTGGCCAGTGCTGCCTGCATCCCTTGGCTGCAGGCTCCCCAAGCCCTCAATGTCCAGGTGACTGGCGTGTTTGGTTTTGTTTTCGGCGCCCAATGGTCCCCAACCCTGGCGGGTTTTGTGGGCTACTTGGCCCTGGTGGCCTACGTGGTGGGGCTGCTGCAGTGGCTGCTGGTGCGTCTGCCGAAGCAGGGCCGTGTTGCCGGTGAGTTCTGA
- the ileS gene encoding isoleucine--tRNA ligase, translating to MRANAKAREPELQRFWAESRLYERLSQQNPGESFTLHDGPPYANGNLHVGHALNKILKDIINKTALLQGKKARFIPGWDCHGLPIELKVLQGLSSSERQELTPISLRQKAHAFALEQVEGQKAGFQRWGIWGDWDQPYLTLQKSYEAAQIGVFGQMVLAGHIYRGLKPVHWSPSSRTALAEAELEYPDGHTSPSVYVAFAVETLPESLEAQLAAAGATENLAVAIWTTTPWTLPANLAVSVNGKLNYAICRSSCPTSGSKRHLLVAAELVEGLEKSLGMALEPLLTLKGAELEGITYRHPLLERSSPVVLGGDYITTETGTGLVHTAPGHGVDDFNTGKKYGLPVLCPVDEGGTLTAEAGPFAGTNVLKDANPTIIEALKSAGALLAEERYEHRYPYDWRTKKPTIFRATEQWFASVEGFREQALAAIAEVEWLPASGRNRIESMVSERGDWCISRQRTWGVPIPVFYHRQSGEVLLNADTLSHIQALIAEHGADVWWERDEASLLPDTYADQAADYRKGTDTMDVWFDSGSSWAGVLGGLEGQQPRAAELQYPADLYLEGSDQHRGWFQSSLLTSVAVNGHAPYRRVLTHGFTLDEKGRKMSKSLGNVVDPAVLVEGGKNEKQDPAYGADVLRLWVSSVDYSADVPLGPGIVKQLADVYRKVRNTARYLLGNLHDFDPRPQAEGGHAVAYAELPLLDRWMLQRTASLISSVTADFESYEFYRFFQALQNFCVVDLSNVYLDIAKDRLYVSGANDARRRSCQTVLALVVERLAGLIAPVLCHMAEDIWQNLPYQVAEASVFERGWPTAPAPWGEADLEAPMAQLLELRAQINRQLESCRSQGELGSSLEAAVHLEIGASAAAELQSALDLVIGSAHPRVDNLADWLLVSKLSMQATSNPVLAEAEEAGVRVQIVRAAGEKCERCWHYETNIGSHTSHPSLCGRCVAVLAQ from the coding sequence ATGCGGGCCAATGCCAAGGCACGCGAACCCGAGCTGCAGCGCTTTTGGGCCGAAAGTCGCCTCTACGAAAGGCTTAGTCAGCAGAACCCCGGAGAAAGTTTCACCCTCCACGACGGCCCCCCCTACGCCAACGGGAACCTGCATGTGGGCCATGCCCTCAACAAGATCCTCAAGGACATCATCAACAAAACGGCCCTGCTCCAGGGCAAGAAAGCCCGCTTTATTCCCGGCTGGGATTGCCACGGTCTGCCGATCGAGCTGAAGGTGCTCCAGGGCCTCAGCAGCAGCGAGCGCCAGGAGCTCACACCGATCAGCCTGCGCCAAAAGGCCCACGCCTTTGCCCTAGAGCAGGTGGAGGGCCAAAAAGCCGGCTTCCAGCGCTGGGGCATTTGGGGCGACTGGGACCAGCCCTACCTGACCCTGCAAAAAAGCTACGAAGCCGCCCAAATCGGCGTATTTGGCCAGATGGTCTTGGCTGGCCACATCTACCGGGGCCTTAAACCCGTGCACTGGAGCCCCAGTTCCCGCACCGCCCTGGCGGAGGCGGAACTGGAATATCCCGATGGCCACACCTCCCCAAGCGTGTATGTGGCCTTCGCGGTGGAAACCCTGCCCGAAAGCCTGGAGGCCCAACTAGCCGCCGCCGGCGCCACGGAAAACCTAGCGGTGGCGATCTGGACCACCACCCCCTGGACCCTGCCGGCCAACCTGGCCGTATCGGTGAACGGCAAGCTCAACTACGCCATCTGCCGCAGCAGCTGTCCGACCAGTGGCAGCAAGCGCCACCTACTGGTGGCCGCAGAGCTGGTGGAGGGCCTGGAGAAAAGCCTGGGCATGGCCCTAGAACCGCTGCTCACCCTCAAGGGGGCCGAACTGGAGGGCATCACCTATCGCCACCCCCTACTCGAGCGCTCCAGCCCGGTGGTGCTCGGCGGCGACTACATCACCACCGAAACCGGCACGGGCCTGGTACACACCGCCCCGGGCCATGGCGTCGACGACTTCAACACCGGCAAGAAATACGGCCTGCCGGTGCTCTGCCCGGTGGATGAGGGCGGCACCCTGACCGCCGAGGCCGGCCCCTTTGCGGGCACCAACGTGCTCAAGGACGCCAACCCCACCATCATCGAAGCCCTCAAGAGCGCAGGGGCCCTGCTCGCCGAGGAGCGCTACGAACACCGCTACCCCTACGACTGGCGCACCAAAAAACCAACAATCTTCCGCGCCACCGAGCAGTGGTTTGCATCGGTAGAGGGGTTTAGGGAGCAGGCCCTAGCCGCCATTGCCGAGGTGGAGTGGCTGCCGGCCAGTGGCCGCAACCGGATCGAATCGATGGTGAGCGAGCGGGGCGATTGGTGCATCTCGCGCCAGCGCACCTGGGGCGTGCCCATTCCCGTTTTTTATCACCGCCAAAGTGGCGAGGTGCTGCTCAACGCAGACACCCTCAGCCACATCCAAGCCCTGATTGCCGAGCACGGCGCCGATGTCTGGTGGGAGCGCGACGAGGCGAGCCTGCTGCCTGACACCTACGCAGACCAGGCGGCCGATTACCGCAAGGGCACCGACACTATGGACGTGTGGTTCGACTCCGGCTCCTCCTGGGCCGGGGTGCTCGGTGGTCTCGAGGGTCAACAGCCCCGCGCAGCCGAACTGCAATACCCGGCCGATCTCTACCTGGAGGGCTCAGACCAGCACCGGGGCTGGTTCCAATCCAGCCTGCTGACCTCCGTGGCCGTCAACGGCCACGCCCCCTACCGGCGGGTGCTCACCCACGGCTTCACCCTCGATGAGAAGGGCCGCAAGATGAGCAAATCCCTGGGCAATGTGGTCGATCCGGCCGTGTTGGTGGAGGGCGGCAAAAACGAAAAGCAAGATCCCGCCTATGGCGCCGATGTGCTGCGCCTCTGGGTGAGCTCGGTCGACTACTCCGCCGATGTGCCCCTGGGGCCAGGCATCGTCAAGCAACTGGCCGACGTCTACCGCAAGGTGCGCAACACGGCCCGCTACCTGCTTGGCAACCTCCACGACTTCGACCCCAGGCCCCAGGCCGAGGGGGGCCACGCCGTGGCCTACGCCGAGCTGCCCCTGCTGGATCGGTGGATGCTGCAGCGCACCGCCTCCCTAATCAGCTCCGTAACCGCAGATTTTGAGAGCTACGAGTTTTACCGCTTCTTCCAAGCCCTCCAAAACTTCTGCGTGGTCGACCTCTCCAACGTCTACCTCGACATCGCCAAGGATCGGCTCTATGTGAGTGGGGCCAATGACGCCCGCCGCCGCAGCTGCCAAACCGTGCTGGCCCTGGTGGTGGAGCGGCTGGCCGGGCTGATTGCGCCGGTGCTCTGCCACATGGCAGAAGACATCTGGCAAAACCTCCCCTACCAGGTGGCCGAGGCTTCAGTTTTTGAGCGGGGCTGGCCCACCGCCCCGGCCCCCTGGGGCGAGGCCGACCTGGAGGCCCCCATGGCCCAGCTGCTGGAGCTGCGGGCCCAGATCAATCGGCAATTGGAAAGTTGCCGCTCCCAGGGCGAACTGGGCTCCTCATTGGAAGCGGCCGTGCACCTTGAGATCGGCGCCAGTGCGGCCGCCGAATTGCAATCGGCCCTAGATCTGGTTATTGGCAGCGCCCACCCCAGGGTCGACAACCTGGCCGACTGGCTCCTGGTGTCCAAGCTGTCAATGCAAGCCACTAGCAACCCAGTGCTTGCCGAGGCAGAAGAAGCAGGGGTAAGGGTGCAGATCGTCAGGGCGGCCGGCGAAAAATGCGAGCGCTGCTGGCACTACGAAACCAACATCGGCAGCCACACCAGTCACCCCAGCCTCTGCGGACGTTGCGTGGCGGTGTTGGCGCAATGA
- a CDS encoding cupin domain-containing protein — translation MNAALPPAQLIELLQLQPHREGGHYRETYRAKELVTTPRGPRPASTAILFLLTAGERSHWHRIASDELWHHHGGGGLVIHELCQAGKVLSTHLGLDLSAGQTPQHGVPAGSWFAAEPMAGSPWSLVSCTVAPGFDFADFELASQAQLASHASALGRGCPHWQSLCAELP, via the coding sequence ATGAACGCAGCGCTGCCGCCGGCGCAACTGATCGAACTGCTCCAGCTACAACCCCACCGAGAAGGTGGTCACTACCGCGAGACCTACAGGGCTAAGGAGCTGGTGACGACACCCCGCGGACCCAGGCCCGCCAGTACGGCGATCCTGTTTCTGCTTACGGCAGGCGAGCGCTCGCACTGGCATCGCATCGCCTCCGACGAGCTCTGGCATCACCACGGTGGCGGTGGACTGGTGATCCATGAGCTCTGCCAGGCGGGGAAGGTTCTCTCCACCCACCTAGGGCTGGATCTCAGCGCGGGTCAGACGCCCCAGCATGGGGTTCCGGCGGGGAGCTGGTTTGCAGCCGAGCCCATGGCAGGCAGTCCCTGGAGCCTGGTGAGCTGCACCGTGGCACCTGGATTTGACTTCGCCGACTTCGAGCTGGCGAGCCAGGCCCAGCTGGCCTCCCATGCCTCAGCCCTGGGCCGAGGCTGTCCCCACTGGCAAAGCCTCTGTGCGGAGTTGCCCTGA
- a CDS encoding FIST N-terminal domain-containing protein: protein MAAFSLPNWLKLGATPGDQGPWCRTALATDASLQAAVDAVASQLQGTGSADLALVFASASYASDLPRLLPLLQAQLQASHWLGCLGGGVVGTDAAGKPHELEHAPALSVSLLRLPGAELHPFAIDTQSLPDLDGSAQPWQELVAAEPSYCPSMLLLVDPSCNAINDLINGLDYACPQATKIGGIASQHSSAHGSLLFGDKVTKGAVGCLIGGDWRLDPVVAQGCRPIGPVLEIEQAQRNVMLEVSEGNKRNSPVAALQAILSSLSADERELAKNSLFLGVGRSSFSLEAADQQAFLVRNLIGVDPRNGAVAVAERLRVGQQVQFQLRDGTTSRQELQQLLEDQHRRQSQPLAAFLFACLGRGQGLYGERDGDVGVAREIFGDVPMAGAFCNGEIGPVAGSTHLHGYTASWGFFVPNADAVD, encoded by the coding sequence ATGGCTGCTTTTTCCCTGCCTAACTGGTTGAAGCTTGGTGCCACCCCTGGCGACCAGGGCCCTTGGTGCCGCACGGCCTTGGCCACCGATGCCTCCCTGCAGGCGGCGGTTGATGCCGTAGCCAGCCAACTGCAGGGCACGGGTTCGGCCGATTTAGCCCTGGTATTTGCTTCGGCCAGCTACGCCAGCGACCTGCCCAGGCTGTTGCCCCTGTTGCAGGCCCAACTACAGGCCAGCCATTGGCTTGGCTGCCTAGGAGGCGGGGTGGTGGGCACCGATGCCGCCGGAAAACCCCATGAGCTCGAGCATGCCCCAGCCCTGAGCGTCAGCCTGCTGCGGCTGCCGGGAGCCGAGCTGCACCCCTTTGCCATCGACACCCAATCCCTCCCCGACCTAGACGGTTCTGCCCAGCCGTGGCAGGAGTTGGTTGCAGCTGAACCCAGCTACTGCCCCTCGATGTTGCTGCTGGTGGATCCCAGCTGCAACGCCATCAACGACCTCATCAACGGCCTGGATTACGCCTGCCCCCAGGCCACAAAGATCGGTGGAATTGCCTCCCAGCACAGCTCCGCCCATGGCTCCCTGCTCTTTGGCGACAAGGTCACCAAGGGGGCAGTTGGCTGCTTGATCGGCGGCGACTGGCGCCTAGATCCGGTGGTGGCCCAGGGCTGTCGCCCGATCGGGCCAGTGCTTGAAATCGAGCAGGCCCAGCGCAACGTGATGCTGGAGGTGAGCGAGGGCAACAAACGCAATAGCCCCGTGGCCGCCCTTCAAGCGATCCTCTCCAGCCTCAGCGCCGACGAACGGGAGCTAGCCAAGAATTCCTTGTTTTTAGGGGTTGGCCGCAGCAGTTTCAGCCTGGAGGCGGCGGACCAGCAGGCCTTTTTAGTGCGCAACCTGATTGGGGTGGATCCCCGCAATGGGGCCGTTGCGGTGGCCGAGCGCCTTCGGGTGGGCCAGCAGGTGCAATTCCAGCTGCGCGATGGCACCACCTCCCGCCAGGAGTTGCAGCAGCTACTCGAAGACCAACACCGGCGCCAGAGCCAACCCCTAGCCGCCTTCCTATTTGCCTGTTTGGGCCGGGGCCAGGGGCTCTATGGCGAACGCGATGGCGATGTGGGCGTGGCCCGGGAGATTTTCGGCGATGTGCCCATGGCTGGGGCCTTTTGCAATGGCGAAATTGGCCCAGTGGCCGGCAGCACCCACCTGCACGGCTACACCGCCAGCTGGGGATTTTTTGTCCCAAATGCCGATGCCGTCGACTGA